From one Streptomyces sp. CA-210063 genomic stretch:
- the pyk gene encoding pyruvate kinase gives MRRSKIVCTLGPAVDSHEQLVALIEAGMNVARFNFSHGSHAEHQGRYDRVRAASVETGKAIGVLADLQGPKIRLETFAEGPVELVRGDEFTITAEDVPGDKQICGTTYKGLPGDVGPGDQVLINDGNVELKVLEVDGPRVRTEVIEGGVISDHKGINLPGAAVNVPALSEKDVEDLRFALRMGCDLVALSFVRNADDVRDVHKVMDEVGRRVPVIAKVEKPQAVENMEDVVMAFDGVMVARGDLAVEYPLEQVPMVQKRLIELCRRNAKPVIVATQMMESMITNSRPTRAEASDVANAILDGADAVMLSAESSVGAYPLETVRTMSKIVTAAEQELLSKGLQPLVPGKKPRTQGGSIARAACEIADFLGGRALVAFTQSGDTARRLSRYRASQPIIAYTTDESTRNQLSLSWGVESHVVPFVNSTDEMVDLVDQEMVRLNRFQEGDIAVITAGSPPGVPGTTNMVRVHHLGSGARD, from the coding sequence ATGCGCCGTTCGAAAATCGTCTGTACTCTCGGCCCCGCGGTCGACTCCCACGAGCAACTGGTCGCCCTCATCGAGGCCGGCATGAACGTGGCCCGTTTCAATTTCAGCCACGGCAGCCACGCCGAGCACCAGGGCCGCTACGACCGGGTCCGGGCCGCGTCCGTGGAGACCGGCAAGGCCATCGGTGTCCTCGCCGACCTGCAGGGCCCGAAGATCCGTCTGGAGACCTTCGCCGAGGGTCCGGTGGAGCTGGTGCGCGGTGACGAGTTCACCATCACCGCCGAGGACGTGCCGGGCGACAAGCAGATCTGCGGTACGACGTACAAGGGTCTGCCCGGTGACGTGGGCCCCGGCGACCAGGTCCTGATCAACGACGGCAACGTCGAGCTGAAGGTCCTCGAGGTCGACGGTCCGCGGGTGCGGACGGAGGTCATCGAGGGCGGTGTCATCTCCGACCACAAGGGCATCAACCTGCCCGGCGCGGCCGTGAACGTGCCGGCGCTGTCCGAGAAGGACGTCGAGGACCTGCGGTTCGCGCTGCGGATGGGCTGCGACCTGGTGGCGCTGTCCTTCGTCCGGAACGCCGATGACGTGCGGGACGTCCACAAGGTGATGGACGAGGTGGGCCGCCGGGTCCCCGTCATCGCCAAGGTGGAGAAGCCGCAGGCGGTCGAGAACATGGAGGACGTCGTGATGGCGTTCGACGGTGTGATGGTCGCCCGCGGCGACCTGGCCGTCGAGTACCCGCTCGAGCAGGTCCCCATGGTGCAGAAGCGCCTCATCGAGCTGTGCCGCCGCAACGCCAAGCCGGTGATCGTGGCGACCCAGATGATGGAGTCGATGATCACCAACTCGCGCCCCACGCGCGCCGAGGCCTCCGACGTGGCCAACGCGATCCTGGACGGCGCGGACGCGGTCATGCTGTCGGCGGAGTCCAGCGTGGGCGCGTACCCGCTGGAGACGGTCCGTACGATGTCGAAGATCGTCACGGCGGCCGAGCAGGAGCTCCTCTCCAAGGGTCTGCAGCCGCTCGTCCCGGGCAAGAAGCCGCGGACGCAGGGCGGTTCGATCGCCCGTGCCGCCTGCGAGATCGCCGACTTCCTCGGCGGCCGGGCCCTGGTGGCCTTCACGCAGTCCGGTGACACCGCCCGCCGGCTGTCCCGCTACCGCGCGTCCCAGCCGATCATCGCGTACACGACCGACGAGTCCACCCGTAACCAGCTGTCGCTCAGCTGGGGTGTCGAGTCGCACGTCGTGCCGTTCGTGAACAGCACCGACGAGATGGTCGACCTGGTCGACCAGGAGATGGTCAGGCTCAACCGCTTCC